One stretch of Akkermansia massiliensis DNA includes these proteins:
- a CDS encoding alpha-galactosidase → MTPDSVHLLTRSSQMILFRDEQGRVRRAYYGPRLREPEDALESAADAPLLYSALADSVTGLPNASDEYCICATQADGTLSLRLECQGWEVLELDDDREEAVFYGKDPSYPVRVEIHVRSHRESDAFLQWAVIRNEGREGIRLHRAASAQLNLRAERYFVTSFRGTWGGESLMSEEEVARGHELALVSGTGTRAAQEGSPGFVISLDGPAREDSGEVVLGALAWPGNYRIWFRHSPYHYLFAGAGLDVAPAPYLLDGGGVFETPPLILAHSGNGKGEASRRIHRWARRYGLRSGGTERLTLLNSWEGVYFTFTEKVLHGMMKRAADLGIELFVLDDGWFGGQFPRNDARAGLGDWQVNRAKLPHGLEGLIRQAEKLGIRFGIWVEPEMVNPCSELYQKHPEWVIGLPHRENRLERSQYLLDLSNPDVRAYILEAMRKLLGGHPGISYVKWDCNRKISDPGSPWLDASHQGNLSIDYVRGYEAILDALAAEFPDVTFQACSSGGGRADYGTMRRHHEFWTSDNTDACERVFMQWGIGHLFPAITMAAHVTASPNHQTKRVTPLKFRFDVAMSGRLGFELQPCDMTKEEVEFSKRALAEYKRIRPVVQFGDLYRLSSPYESRVASLMYVHEKRAVVFAWLMDKWLADSPPPLRLKGLNPAARYLVREINLDENGPLANVHERVLGGDFLMDFGIRINWKNAFQSVCMEVTETGS, encoded by the coding sequence ATGACTCCGGATTCCGTTCATTTGCTGACCCGTTCCTCCCAGATGATCCTGTTCAGGGATGAACAGGGCCGCGTGCGCCGCGCCTATTACGGACCGCGGCTGCGTGAACCGGAGGATGCCCTGGAAAGCGCCGCGGATGCGCCTCTTCTGTATTCCGCCCTGGCGGACTCCGTGACGGGGCTTCCCAATGCGTCGGATGAATACTGCATTTGCGCGACCCAGGCGGACGGAACTCTTTCTCTGCGCCTGGAATGCCAGGGATGGGAAGTGCTGGAACTGGATGACGACCGGGAAGAAGCCGTCTTCTATGGGAAAGACCCTTCCTACCCCGTGCGGGTGGAAATTCATGTTCGCTCCCACCGGGAATCGGACGCCTTCCTTCAATGGGCGGTGATACGGAACGAGGGGAGGGAAGGCATCCGCCTGCACCGCGCGGCGTCCGCGCAACTGAATTTGCGAGCGGAACGTTACTTTGTCACCAGCTTCCGCGGCACATGGGGCGGGGAATCCCTGATGAGCGAGGAGGAAGTGGCGCGGGGGCATGAACTTGCCCTGGTTTCCGGCACCGGAACCCGCGCCGCCCAGGAGGGAAGCCCCGGCTTCGTCATCTCCCTGGATGGTCCGGCGCGGGAGGACTCCGGGGAAGTGGTGCTGGGAGCGCTGGCGTGGCCCGGCAACTACCGGATATGGTTCCGCCACAGCCCGTATCACTACCTCTTTGCGGGAGCGGGGCTGGACGTGGCCCCCGCTCCCTATCTGCTGGACGGCGGCGGAGTGTTTGAAACGCCTCCCCTCATTCTGGCGCACAGTGGAAACGGCAAGGGGGAAGCCTCCCGGCGCATCCACCGCTGGGCGCGACGCTACGGCCTGCGCAGCGGCGGCACGGAGCGGCTGACCTTGCTGAACTCATGGGAGGGAGTGTACTTTACCTTCACGGAAAAAGTGCTGCACGGCATGATGAAACGTGCGGCGGACTTGGGAATAGAGCTTTTCGTGCTGGATGACGGCTGGTTTGGCGGACAATTCCCGCGCAATGACGCCCGGGCCGGTCTGGGGGACTGGCAGGTAAACCGTGCTAAACTGCCCCATGGGCTGGAAGGCCTGATCCGCCAGGCGGAAAAGCTGGGGATACGCTTCGGCATCTGGGTGGAGCCGGAAATGGTGAACCCCTGCTCGGAACTTTATCAGAAGCATCCGGAATGGGTCATCGGCCTTCCGCACCGGGAAAACAGGCTGGAACGCAGCCAGTACCTGCTGGATTTGAGCAATCCGGACGTGCGCGCATACATTCTTGAAGCCATGCGGAAACTGTTGGGAGGACATCCGGGCATTTCCTACGTGAAATGGGACTGCAACCGCAAGATTTCCGATCCCGGCTCCCCCTGGCTGGACGCCAGCCATCAGGGGAACCTGTCCATTGACTACGTGCGCGGCTATGAAGCCATTCTTGATGCGCTGGCGGCGGAATTTCCGGACGTGACGTTTCAGGCCTGCTCCTCCGGCGGAGGCCGCGCCGACTACGGGACCATGCGGAGGCATCATGAATTCTGGACGTCCGACAATACGGACGCCTGTGAACGCGTGTTCATGCAGTGGGGCATAGGCCATTTGTTCCCGGCCATTACCATGGCCGCCCATGTGACGGCCTCCCCCAACCATCAGACGAAGCGCGTCACGCCGCTCAAATTCCGTTTTGACGTCGCCATGTCGGGCCGTCTGGGATTCGAGCTTCAGCCCTGTGACATGACGAAGGAGGAAGTGGAATTTTCCAAACGGGCGCTGGCGGAATATAAGCGCATCCGCCCCGTGGTCCAGTTCGGGGACCTGTACCGACTATCTTCCCCGTATGAAAGCCGGGTGGCCTCCCTGATGTACGTGCATGAAAAAAGGGCCGTCGTCTTCGCCTGGCTAATGGACAAATGGCTGGCGGATTCCCCGCCGCCCCTGCGCCTGAAAGGCTTGAATCCTGCCGCCAGATACCTGGTCAGGGAGATCAACCTGGATGAAAACGGCCCCCTGGCCAACGTCCATGAACGGGTGCTTGGTGGTGATTTTCTGATGGACTTCGGAATCCGCATCAACTGGAAAAATGCCTTCCAGTCCGTCTGCATGGAAGTGACGGAAACGGGGTCTTAA
- a CDS encoding HU family DNA-binding protein — protein MNKTQFVRELQRELGDGVTPRQAERALDAVLDTIARSVLRRSLVKFRGFGSFSIKRRRARVVRHPENGSKLFVHESSTMKFRPSSRLWKK, from the coding sequence ATGAATAAAACACAATTCGTCAGGGAACTTCAGCGGGAGCTGGGGGACGGCGTTACCCCCAGGCAGGCGGAACGTGCGCTGGACGCGGTGCTGGACACGATTGCCCGGTCGGTCCTGAGGCGCTCACTGGTCAAATTCCGCGGCTTTGGTTCGTTCAGCATCAAGCGGCGGCGTGCCCGCGTGGTACGCCATCCGGAAAACGGCAGCAAACTGTTTGTGCATGAATCAAGCACCATGAAATTCCGGCCTTCCTCCCGTTTGTGGAAAAAGTAG